From one Paenibacillus sp. FSL K6-1330 genomic stretch:
- a CDS encoding ABC transporter permease subunit → MKAGQLNRTTHPTLGRIKKNWGLYLLLLPAVVLVLLFSYVPMYGILIAFKDYSPALGIMESPWAGLKYFEKFFNSYQFSTTITNTLVISLYSVATFPIPIMLALMVNQMRQNWFKRFFQTVTYMPHFISTVVMVGLMLILFSPGSGLIGNIFRLFGAEAPNLMGSAGLFSSVYVWSDVWQHTGWDSIIYIAALSAVSPSLYEAATMDGASRWQKIRFIDIPMLMPTVVTLLILRIGSLLGVGFEKVYLMQNSLNITSSEVISTYVYKIGMLSSQYSFSSAINLFNTVINFVLLILVNQISKKYSENSLW, encoded by the coding sequence TTGAAAGCAGGCCAACTGAATAGAACAACACACCCAACCCTCGGGCGCATCAAAAAGAATTGGGGCCTGTATCTGCTGCTGCTGCCTGCGGTTGTGCTGGTTTTGTTGTTTTCTTACGTACCGATGTACGGGATCTTGATCGCATTCAAGGACTATAGTCCCGCTCTCGGGATTATGGAGAGTCCATGGGCGGGTCTAAAGTATTTTGAGAAGTTTTTTAACTCCTATCAATTCTCGACAACGATCACCAACACGCTTGTGATCAGCTTATACAGCGTTGCGACGTTCCCTATTCCGATCATGCTTGCCTTGATGGTCAATCAAATGCGCCAGAATTGGTTCAAGCGCTTCTTCCAGACCGTAACCTATATGCCGCATTTTATCTCCACGGTCGTGATGGTTGGACTCATGCTGATTCTGTTCTCCCCGGGGTCGGGGCTGATCGGGAATATATTTCGTCTATTCGGTGCGGAAGCGCCGAACCTGATGGGATCGGCTGGCTTGTTCAGCAGCGTGTACGTATGGTCGGACGTGTGGCAGCATACGGGATGGGACAGCATCATCTATATCGCGGCGTTATCTGCGGTGAGCCCCAGCTTGTACGAAGCGGCCACGATGGACGGGGCAAGCCGATGGCAGAAAATCCGGTTTATCGATATCCCGATGCTGATGCCAACGGTTGTGACCCTGCTCATTTTGCGGATCGGCAGCTTGCTTGGTGTCGGCTTCGAGAAGGTTTATCTCATGCAAAACAGTCTCAATATTACCTCCAGCGAGGTCATCTCCACGTATGTGTACAAAATCGGCATGCTGAGCAGCCAATACAGCTTCTCGTCGGCGATCAATCTGTTTAATACGGTCATTAATTTTGTTCTGTTGATTCTGGTTAACCAGATTTCGAAAAAATACAGCGAAAACAGTTTGTGGTAA
- a CDS encoding carbohydrate ABC transporter permease — MGVVEIREKTAPRQRNTRSSDRVLEIGLYVFAVLMLIVLIYPLYFIIIASFSEPAAVANGQVWLWPKDFTLAGYQELLKHSNIWIGYRNTIVYTIVGTAIGLVVNISAAYALSRKDLVGRKYISLLFIFTMFFNGGLIPTFMTIRDFHLYDTFLVMVLPFSVAAFNIIVARTFFRSSIPEDLWEAAQLDGCGNLRYFVTIVIPLSKAVISVIALWTAVGHWNSYFNALIYLKDTNLYPLQLILRNILVTNQMQSAMGTGEAAAIALRLANIMRYAVIIVATVPIMCIYPFVQKYFNQGVMIGAVKS; from the coding sequence ATGGGCGTTGTGGAAATAAGAGAGAAGACAGCGCCAAGGCAGAGGAATACCCGATCTTCCGACAGGGTGCTGGAGATCGGCCTGTATGTATTCGCTGTCTTGATGCTGATTGTGTTGATCTACCCGCTATACTTCATCATCATTGCTTCGTTCAGTGAGCCGGCGGCGGTAGCGAATGGACAGGTATGGCTTTGGCCCAAGGATTTTACGCTGGCAGGCTATCAAGAATTGCTGAAGCACTCTAATATATGGATTGGGTACCGAAATACGATTGTGTATACGATTGTAGGTACCGCCATCGGCTTGGTGGTTAACATTTCTGCGGCTTACGCGCTCTCGCGAAAAGACCTCGTGGGCCGCAAATATATATCGCTGCTCTTTATTTTTACGATGTTCTTTAATGGCGGTTTGATTCCGACCTTTATGACGATCCGCGATTTCCATCTGTACGATACGTTTCTTGTCATGGTGCTGCCGTTTTCGGTTGCAGCCTTTAACATCATCGTGGCACGGACTTTTTTCCGGAGCAGTATTCCGGAGGATTTATGGGAGGCGGCCCAGCTGGATGGCTGCGGAAATCTGAGATATTTCGTGACCATCGTGATTCCGCTATCGAAAGCAGTCATCTCGGTCATTGCCTTGTGGACGGCCGTGGGTCATTGGAACTCCTATTTCAATGCCCTGATCTATCTAAAAGATACGAACCTGTACCCACTGCAGCTCATTTTGCGAAATATTCTGGTTACCAACCAGATGCAATCCGCTATGGGTACCGGAGAGGCCGCAGCCATAGCGCTGCGACTCGCCAATATTATGCGTTATGCAGTCATTATCGTCGCAACGGTACCGATTATGTGCATCTACCCGTTCGTGCAGAAGTATTTCAATCAGGGGGTGATGATCGGAGCCGTGAAGTCGTAA